The Pseudomonas triclosanedens genome has a window encoding:
- the dbpA gene encoding ATP-dependent RNA helicase DbpA, with protein sequence MTTPAFSSLPLSADLLANLDTLGYREMTPIQAAALPVILKGRDLIAQAKTGSGKTAAFGIGLLSPLNPRFFGCQALVLCPTRELADQVAKEIRRLARAADNIKVLTLCGGVPFGPQIGSLEHGAHVVVGTPGRVQEHLRRGTLKLDGLNTLVLDEADRMLDMGFYDSIADIIGQLPSRRQTLLFSATYPDGIGQLAAKFLKNPERVEVEALHDDSQIEQHFYEIDPRQRLDAVVRLLQHFRPQSCVAFCHTRQQCMEVVEQLNARKISALALHGDLEQRERDQVLTMFANRSCSVLVATDVAARGLDIAALEAVINVELSRDAQVHVHRIGRSGRAGEKGLALSLVTPAEASRAQAIEDLQGAPLNWERIDFLKANDAPLLPPMTTLAIAGGRKDKLRPGDILGALTGDAGLKGTQVGKIAIFDFQAFVAVERDAARQALKHFNEGKIKGRSFKARIL encoded by the coding sequence GTGACCACGCCCGCATTCTCCAGCCTTCCCCTGTCAGCCGATCTGCTGGCCAACCTCGACACCCTCGGCTACCGGGAAATGACCCCGATCCAGGCCGCCGCGCTGCCGGTGATCCTCAAGGGCCGCGACCTCATCGCCCAGGCCAAGACCGGCAGCGGCAAGACCGCCGCCTTCGGCATCGGGCTGCTCAGCCCCCTGAACCCACGCTTCTTTGGCTGCCAGGCACTGGTGCTCTGCCCTACCCGCGAACTGGCCGACCAGGTGGCCAAGGAAATTCGCCGCCTGGCCCGCGCCGCCGACAACATCAAGGTGCTGACCCTCTGCGGCGGCGTGCCCTTCGGCCCGCAGATCGGTTCGCTGGAGCATGGCGCCCACGTGGTGGTCGGCACGCCGGGCCGGGTGCAGGAACATCTGCGCCGCGGCACGTTGAAACTCGACGGGCTGAATACCCTGGTGCTCGACGAAGCCGACCGCATGCTCGACATGGGCTTCTACGACAGCATCGCCGACATCATCGGCCAACTGCCCTCGCGCCGGCAGACGCTGCTGTTCTCCGCCACCTACCCCGACGGAATCGGCCAGTTGGCGGCAAAGTTCCTGAAGAACCCCGAGCGCGTGGAAGTGGAGGCTCTGCACGACGACAGCCAGATCGAACAGCACTTCTACGAGATCGACCCCAGGCAGCGCCTCGATGCCGTCGTCCGCCTGCTGCAGCACTTCCGCCCGCAGTCCTGCGTGGCCTTCTGTCATACCCGCCAGCAGTGCATGGAAGTAGTGGAGCAGCTCAATGCGCGAAAGATTTCCGCCCTGGCGTTGCACGGCGACCTGGAGCAGCGCGAGCGCGATCAGGTGCTGACCATGTTCGCCAACCGCAGTTGCAGCGTGCTGGTGGCCACCGACGTGGCCGCGCGCGGGCTGGACATCGCCGCTCTGGAAGCGGTGATCAACGTCGAGCTGTCGCGTGATGCGCAGGTCCATGTGCACCGCATCGGCCGCAGCGGCCGCGCTGGCGAGAAAGGCCTGGCGCTATCGCTGGTCACCCCCGCCGAGGCCAGCCGCGCCCAGGCGATCGAAGACCTGCAAGGCGCCCCGCTCAACTGGGAGCGCATCGATTTCCTCAAGGCCAACGACGCCCCGCTGTTGCCGCCGATGACCACCCTGGCCATCGCCGGCGGGCGCAAGGACAAGCTGCGCCCCGGCGACATCCTCGGCGCACTGACCGGTGACGCCGGGCTCAAGGGCACCCAGGTCGGCAAGATCGCCATCTTCGATTTCCAGGCCTTCGTCGCCGTTGAACGTGATGCGGCCAGGCAGGCTTTGAAGCATTTCAACGAAGGCAAGATCAAGGGCCGTTCGTTCAAGGCGCGGATACTCTGA
- a CDS encoding cold-shock protein, translated as MSNRQNGTVKWFNETKGYGFITPESGPDVFVHFRAIEGNGFKTLAEGQKVSFEVVQGQKGMQAERVQVIN; from the coding sequence ATGTCGAATCGTCAGAACGGCACCGTCAAGTGGTTCAACGAGACCAAGGGCTACGGCTTCATTACCCCGGAAAGCGGCCCGGACGTTTTCGTTCACTTCCGCGCTATCGAAGGTAACGGCTTCAAGACCCTGGCCGAAGGCCAGAAGGTCAGCTTCGAAGTCGTGCAGGGCCAGAAAGGCATGCAGGCCGAGCGCGTTCAGGTGATCAACTAA
- the rloA3 gene encoding retropepsin-like aspartic peptidase RloA3, whose amino-acid sequence MPSPCSRLLIACLLASGATGVFAADTPAPTSAQPTTWGWVETLKLMPEDAALKAKLDTGAQTSTMDARNITRIKKNGERWVQYDVMVTDPTTGKEVRLPFERRVERVLKFKTAAGLERSPVVLMDVCLGGKVYREQFSLRDRQTLDYPVLLGRRTLEHLGPVDASKTQTATPTCKP is encoded by the coding sequence ATGCCGTCGCCATGTTCCCGCCTGTTGATCGCCTGTCTGCTCGCCTCCGGCGCCACCGGCGTTTTTGCCGCCGACACCCCTGCTCCCACATCCGCGCAGCCCACCACCTGGGGCTGGGTCGAGACGCTCAAGCTGATGCCCGAGGATGCGGCGCTCAAGGCCAAGCTGGATACCGGCGCGCAAACCTCGACGATGGACGCCCGCAACATCACCCGGATCAAGAAGAACGGCGAGCGCTGGGTGCAGTACGACGTCATGGTCACCGACCCCACTACCGGCAAGGAAGTGCGCCTGCCCTTCGAGCGGCGCGTCGAACGGGTGCTGAAATTCAAGACGGCCGCTGGCCTCGAGCGCAGCCCGGTGGTGCTGATGGATGTGTGCCTGGGCGGCAAGGTCTACCGCGAGCAGTTCTCCCTGCGCGACCGGCAGACCCTGGACTATCCGGTGCTGCTTGGCCGGCGCACGCTGGAGCACCTGGGCCCGGTGGACGCTTCGAAGACGCAGACCGCGACCCCAACCTGCAAACCCTGA